The genomic stretch AGAAGAACCCTGAAAGCTGAAACTGGTCGGACTATACGGGTCCAAATCTCTCTATAGATTACGGCCGGTCATATAAATCACGGGTCGGCCCGCTAGCCGGCTGAATGTTATCTCGCGCTTCCGGTTCGACGCACCGCGACGTCGCGCGGCGTTGCGGCTCGCGCGCTCTCCGCTCCGTATATTCCGCGTGGGGTGGTTTCGTTTTATACAAGAACCCGGCACAAAGCATATGCTGCCCGCTGTCCACTCCATTTACCTCGCTACGTCATCTCTCTCGTTACCCGTCTCTCGACCCCCGGTCCAAGATAACTGCCGCGAAAGGGATCGACGGATAGAGGGACGATCCGTCGCGGAATCGTTGCCGCGACAACGTCGAAATCGTTCCTGGTCATTCGGGCCACCGTCGcatatacacagggtgtcccgaaaatgtctcgcaattcgaacgtggcgggttcctcgggtcgttcgaagcaactttttcctttagaaaaatgctctccgaggcaccgttaacgagttatcaacgaaaaacagcgaccaatgagaggcgagcgcggctggtgcgaggcgaccgagttaacgagcggaactgggcgccgcgcgccggttggctgggccgcctcgcgtcagccgtactcgattcttattggtcgctgttttttaataataataattttaataataataataatatatcatattaaaAGCTAATAAAGTAGTAATAAATATTCTCAACAATAACAccgaatatatataaattgattcatatttataagtaatataaatacaattaagGGAATTAAtctaacataaataataataattttatcatgAAATTTCTTCAATAATTCAAAGGATCTAGTTTAAAGCTAGTTTAGGCTGGTTTCAATCGTAAACtgaatattaataaaaacaaTTTGTAAAACAGCCGCCATCATTCGTCGATTAAAATTTCTCGAATAAAGTTcttctatattttttttattcaaatacagTGTTCCTCGAACACGAATGCGACGTTGGCCGACGATATATATGCAGTAACGGACCGTGTGCACCACCATTCACGATCGACCCCACACGTAGAGAATAAAGACACCGAGTTTACGCGATCGAACATATTTCCCCGCAAACATCGTCGTTATCGGTAATGCTTTCTTCCCCGCGATCAACGAATTATCGCCGATCGAATCAGATTGCGCGTATTACGTAGCCGTCAATTCGTTCGCGGACATTTGTGCTCGTGGCATTTTTGCGCGACCACGTGGAAACATTAATCAATCCGTATCTGAATTATGTCGTCGGAATTATCGCCGCGGCTACCTTTTCAGCTCTTCGAGAGTCGCAGCGCGATTACAAGTAATTCCCTCGCTTCTGCCATCGTGAggcaattatttatattatattattatccatatattatattattattatttatattatattattattattatatatattatattatatatttatactatattatttatattatattattagtaactccacgtatgcatatatatagtttaaacatttctaaaggtaaatgaaattttcaatacatattgaattaattattttatcaacgaacaaaataatgaaacatatcgaattttaatatttctttattctctCAGTTGCCTCAATTTTCTttattcatttaatcatttaagCTTCACTAATACCTTCGATTACaatgataatattgaatataattataaagcAAATAAAACAGAGCCGCATAGAagtctataaataaataattaaataaataaatggtaAACAGATCCAACAAATTTAAGTACATCGTCATCTCCTCTTCGACATTTATTAATTTACGACAATTATTaacagaagaaatacattttcatttaacttctgTCTCTTGCAATTAATTTAACAAAAGATAAAGATAAGCAAAGAATATTCTAATTTCCGTCGCAGAATAAAATCACCGCCGTGGATCCTCGATCTGTTCTAAGAACAATGACATCGTCTCGCGATCAACTGGATAATTGAAAAGTCTTCGACAGAGGTCGAAACGCGGTCTCTCCCCATCGAGGCTTGGGTGGAGGACGCCCTCAGGAAATCTAAACCGGTAACAAGATGGCTGCTCGGAAACGGAAACCGGAAGCTTGTCACTCAAGCTACACCGGCATCCGGCGTGTCCCGAAAAAGGGAAACGTTATGGAACGGTCGAGGAGAGAAATAAAAAGGGACCGAGGGAGCGCGCTTGTCTGCAGCTCATTGTTTGATCGTATTAAAAGCAAAACCGTAACGTGCGCATTCTTGCTGTACGATCTGCTGTTACGGAACGCTGTAATTCCGCTGAATTCTGCGATAAATGCTGATATCCTCGAATGCTGGAATTATTATCGCCTTATTTACTATAGTTAGAAACTCTCTTCGTCGataaaattttttttagtaGAATTCAAATTAATTAATGAGAAggaaaataaatacataatagtaatccagtaataattataattagcaaataataatagtaataatattcaattagtaataatagttaataagtactaataataatcaattaataataatagctaATAAGTACTGATAAtaatcaattaataataatagttagtaaatactaataataatcaattaataataatagttaataaatactaataataaccAATTAATAGTTAATAAGTACTAATAGtaatcaattaataataatagttaataaatgacagtaataataataatcaattaataataataactccaAAATAATACTCCtactaataacaaataaataaataaataatcgattGAGAAAAAGGCctacttttatttttacgaatgaGATTTTCTTTTTAGTTGTCGCATCTCACGACAATCTTTGTAACATCCGCGAGGGTTGGGGGGAGGGTGGTTGTAATAACGAGACCGTAGCAAAAATAGTTTAagattcaattttattaaatatgtatttgaTATATTAGACTACTATGTATTATACacaatgtacatatatacaacCTACCTAATTAAAGGCGATAAACTGGATTTTCTGTTCTATCGACTGTTCAACTGTCACATTACATCCACGATTTATCATCTATACATCATAAAACCAAGTTCTGACCAGATTTAACCAAGTGAACACGGGAGGAGAGACGTGTGGCGTTTTCGAGGATTTTACAAAacgatcgttcgtttcgcgaagGAACTCGGAGGGGTTCAGAGGCTGGGGGTTGGGGGTTCGGGGGGTGGCGAAACACTGGCCATGTTTTATATTACAACGGGTCCTCGAACGCGACCGTGCCGCTTTGCTCGAATAATTCAACAAACAATCGCTAAGTTTCTCCTGTTCGAAGTTTCTGCTAATTTTTCGTCCTAATCGATAAATTCCAACGACACGCTTTCCGAAGCTCCCTAATCGTCGGGAGCCGACATTATTTTCCGTGAAATGATTTCTCGCCGCgttcgaagagagagagagagagagagagagagagagagagagagagagaaattgtttTTCATCGTTCTTTCCTCTTATCTTCGATATATCGCGCGATTAGATTGATAGAAAGCAAGGTGTCAGCGAGTTACGTAAGCGACGATCACccttctccctcgctctctcacgCTTCCCCcctcgcgtgcgcgcgcgcacgcacacatGGACACGCGAACACGTTTGCACACTGTCAAATCTCGAACGGAACGCTCGTCTATTCTTTCCGCTATCGCGGTTCACCGGGGATTACGATTCGAAAAATCGCGTCGATAGCGCGAACGCGAAGGCCtcgatgcgcgcgcgcgcgctacaTCGGCCGGCCATTTTGCACAGGGACAAACGGAACAGGAAATGAAACTCGTGCTCGTCGACAGCGAATTATTAAATCTGGCTCTCTATTATATCTCGTTTCACTTATCTACTTAACTCGCCCGGCGAGAACACGCTCGCCGCAACACGATCGCGAGCTATCTTTGGTTTCGCGCGTGCCCGCGCCATTTTCTCCCTTCTTCCGCCGCGAGTCGGCCATCTTGCGACCTCCGATCGCCGTCGAATTTGCTCGCAGGACACCTTTCTCAGCAGGAAAACCATTGTCCAGCCGATCGCTCGTCGACGAGCGAAAGCTTCGCGACTGGCCAGCCAACGCGGCGCGATTTCGGACTCGAGCTGAtcgataaccttgacataaccgacctCGACACAACCGCCAAAGCCGACAGCACGATCGGCGACCACCGATTCCTCAGATTATGGCACCGGGATTGCTCGGACGTCTTATAAACAGCTGCACGAAGACGCTCGCGCGCCCGGAGGAAGAGTCATCCGCGCGGATTCCGCGACTCTGCCGTCGCTCAGAGTCCCGATCGCTGATCCTTTAGGGTATCCGCTAGCCGACACCTCGGCGAATTCGTTGCCCAGGTCTGCCGCAGCTTTTCCTCATCGAAAACTTTTCTCGAAGCGTTCCGCGATCACTTCCCGGTCGACGGTAGCTAAGTCCAGCTTCTCTTCCCTTCGGATTTCCTCTCGCCGACGGCGCCAAGGTAGATCGCGAGTCTTCTCGCATGGCTCTTCGGCAAGCCCGCGATCTGCTCTTCGAAATGAGCCATCGCTGAAGCCGCTCAGTGGACGTCGCGCGGAACAGGAAGCTTTCGATCGCCGGTCCTCCGGCTCCGACCAGACTAGATGCGGCGCGCAACCCCCTAGATTCGTTTAGGTTCGTCGGCAAACCGTTCGCAGGCGGGTTCGCGTTTACCACCAGTAAGGCTTCTGCATGTAGGGCGGCATTGGCACCTGGCCGGTGGAAGGGTACGCGGCTGGCTCCATCAGCTTCGACTGGCAGGGCTTGCCGTCCTTGATCAGCAAAGGCACGGCGACTCTTCTGGGCGAGCATCCGCTGCCGCCGGCCTCGACCACTCGCTCGGTGGCCGCCCTCTTCGTCTTGTACCTGTGGTTCTGGAACCAGATCTTCACCTGGGTTGGCGTCAGCCGGATTATCGACGCGAGATGCTCCCGCTCCGGCGCGCTCAGGTATCTCTGCTGGCGGAAACGTCGCTCCAGCTCGAACGTCTGCGCCTTCGAGAACAGAACTCGCCGTTTCCGTTTCTTGTGCTCCGTCTCGTGGGGCTGCGTCTCGCTGGTCTGCTGCTCGTCCTCGAAGTCCACGGACTCCTCTTCTTTGCACTCGTGGCTCGTCTCCTGCTTCGGGGCGAACGACAGGTCCGAGATCGTCGGGCTGGTCGAGTCCGGTTGCTGCAGCACTGGAATTGGCAAAACGGCTGATTTAGGGACGTCTTTTGGGACGTGATTTTGTGGGTGGAtaatttgtttgttgtttcgttTTGTGGTTGTTACGGTTTTATTTGTTGCAGGGGCTTTGAAGTGTTGGCGGCTTTTCGATTCATT from Megalopta genalis isolate 19385.01 chromosome 16, iyMegGena1_principal, whole genome shotgun sequence encodes the following:
- the LOC117224528 gene encoding uncharacterized protein LOC117224528 isoform X1 → MADKNKILPWSLLSYPTSLLNHVWYSHLAFNNRILESIKMPRTSFHIHDILQLDSKPSQEEADVQGSTTVLPNANDVPSAYQQFFEHTQAMLQPALYANLNRGTLPPPPPGLLGWPAGPTLPTTLPQPLEEVNVLQQPDSTSPTISDLSFAPKQETSHECKEEESVDFEDEQQTSETQPHETEHKKRKRRVLFSKAQTFELERRFRQQRYLSAPEREHLASIIRLTPTQVKIWFQNHRYKTKRAATERVVEAGGSGCSPRRVAVPLLIKDGKPCQSKLMEPAAYPSTGQVPMPPYMQKPYWW
- the LOC117224528 gene encoding uncharacterized protein LOC117224528 isoform X2, with product MANGYDDCYDATWHLFPPDYAEEEYRILESIKMPRTSFHIHDILQLDSKPSQEEADVQGSTTVLPNANDVPSAYQQFFEHTQAMLQPALYANLNRGTLPPPPPGLLGWPAGPTLPTTLPQPLEEVNVLQQPDSTSPTISDLSFAPKQETSHECKEEESVDFEDEQQTSETQPHETEHKKRKRRVLFSKAQTFELERRFRQQRYLSAPEREHLASIIRLTPTQVKIWFQNHRYKTKRAATERVVEAGGSGCSPRRVAVPLLIKDGKPCQSKLMEPAAYPSTGQVPMPPYMQKPYWW